A genomic window from Xyrauchen texanus isolate HMW12.3.18 chromosome 31, RBS_HiC_50CHRs, whole genome shotgun sequence includes:
- the LOC127624531 gene encoding chemokine XC receptor 1-like, with translation MNTSSVKYNMPESSTNSTTHSIGLMNSLDIGNMCINSINFLFGLPTHSYVLWLIVRGAGSGIASGIFILNLSVCEIGNCLNSVFSVLSFWFKSLSAFAMFLSGLVFTGRPLFQCLMCVERYLAVVYPVTFLKFKPLRYRVMCSTAVWIIILGACLFRMFCSISINLEIQTWFYFMQFLSILFVQLFCLLAVLRALKQSGPGERGRERGRERGEENHMKKRAFHIILITTVNMVIQYLPFVISGLYVILTKQYIVALWLTGSISYALAGFVQPVLYLHCAGKLSCLCSP, from the coding sequence ATGAATACATCTTCAGTGAAATACAACATGCCTGAATCATCCACCAACTCCACAACTCATTCCATTGGGCTAATGAACAGTCTGGACATTGGGAACATGTGTATCAACAGCATCAACTTCCTATTTGGTCTTCCTACACACTCCTATGTGTTATGGCTCATTGTGAGAGGAGCAGGAAGTGGAATTGCATCAGGAATCTTCATCCTCAATCTCTCTGTTTGTGAGATTGGTAACTGCTTGAATagtgtgttctctgttttgtcattttggtTCAAAAGTCTTTCAGCATTTGCCATGTTTTTATCAGGACTAGTCTTTACCGGCCGTCCTCTGTTTCAGTGTCTGATGTGTGTTGAGCGTTATCTGGCAGTGGTTTATCCTGTAACCTTTCTGAAGTTCAAACCTCTCAGATATAGAGTGATGTGCTCCACTGCTGTGTGGATCATTATCCTTGGGGCCTGTTTGTTCCGCATGTTTTGTTCAATCTCAATTAACTTGGAAATACAAACATGGTTCTACTTTATGCAGTTCTTGTCCATCCTCTTTGTGCAATTGTTTTGCCTTTTGGCTgttctcagagctctgaagcagtcAGGaccaggagagagagggagagagagagggagagaaagaggggAGGAAAACCACATGAAGAAAAGAGCATTTCATATCATTCTAATAACTACTGTGAATATGGTTATCCAGTATCTCCCATTCGTTATCTCAGGACTATATGTTATTCTGACAAAACAGTACATTGTGGCACTTTGGCTCACTGGTTCGATTTCTTATGCGCTGGCTGGTTTTGTGCAACCTGTTCTTTATCTGCACTGCGCTGGAAAACTCTCCTGCCTCTGTTCACCATAA